A region of Vigna radiata var. radiata cultivar VC1973A chromosome 6, Vradiata_ver6, whole genome shotgun sequence DNA encodes the following proteins:
- the LOC106763824 gene encoding probable rhamnogalacturonate lyase C, which yields MASPAVKLYVEDDQVVMDNGIVQVYLSNPGGFVTRIQYSGIDNLLETRNKSGDRGYWDVVWSVAGSTGTTGTFERIVGTSFSVIVENEKEVEISFTSKWDPSLKGEKAPLNIDKRYVMLSNSSGFYSYSIFEHLQEWPAFNIPQIRTVYKLSKDKFHYMVVSDNRQRFMPLPDDRLPGRGEELVPPEAVLLVNPFEPEFKGEVDDKYQYSSENKDLMVHGWISSQSQTDPFVGFWVIIPSNEFRSGGPVKQNLTSHVGPISLAMFLSAHYAGEDIVLKLQPKEPWKKVFGPTFVYLNTLLDGDDPKVLWEDAKDKTKAEVQSWPYDFPASEDFQKSTQRGSVCGTLLVQDRFLSDEYIVAEGAYIGVAAPGEAGSWQRECKGYQFWSKANEKGYFSIKNIRSGDYNLYAWVPGFIGEYWSNVLLTITPGCEIDVGEIVFEAPRDGPTLWEIGIPDRSAAEFYVPDPNPNYINKLYVHHPDKYRQYGLWERYAELYPNEDLIYTVGVSDYTKDWFFAQVTRKKEDGSYQGTTWQIKFNLDDTEASKIYKLRLALASANVSELQVRVNDPGQDPPLFTTGVIGKDFSIARHGIHGLYWLFNIDVSGFFLEKGVNNLFLTQTVATGPLARFQGIMYDYIRLEGPNPFSAIKEY from the exons ATGGCATCACCAGCAGTGAAGCTTTACGTGGAAGACGATCAA GTGGTTATGGACAATGGCATAGTGCAAGTGTATTTATCCAACCCTGGCGGATTTGTTACCAGAATTCAATATAGTGGCATTGATAATCTGCTTGAAACTCGTAACAAAAGTGGAGATAGAGG GTACTGGGACGTTGTTTGGAGTGTAGCTGGAAGTACTGGGACCACTGGGACATTTGAACG GATTGTGGGAACTAGTTTTAGTGTGATAGTGGAAAATGAGAAAGAGGTTGAAATCTCATTTACAAGTAAGTGGGATCCATCTCTCAAGGGAGAGAAAGCGCCTCTTAATATTGATAAGAG GTATGTGATGCTTTCCAATTCCTCGGGATTTTACTCCTACAGCATCTTTGAACACTTACAGGAGTGGCCTGCTTTCAACATACCTCAAATAAGGACTGTTTACAAACTTAGTAAAGATAA gTTTCATTACATGGTGGTGTCTGATAATAGACAAAGATTTATGCCTCTCCCTGACGACAGATTGCCAGGAAGAGGAGAAGAACTTGTTCCACCAGAAGCAGTTTTGCTTGTTAACCCTTTCGAGCCAGAGTTTAAGGGAGAg GTGGATGACAAGTACCAATACTCAAGTGAGAACAAAGATCTTATGGTTCATGGATGGATAAGTTCTCAATCTCAAACCGACCCATTTGTAGGGTTTTGGGTAATCATACCAAGCAATGAGTTTCGATCAGGTGGCCCAGTAAAACAGAACCTTACTTCTCACGTCGGCCCAATAAGCCTAGCT ATGTTTCTGAGTGCTCATTATGCAGGAGAAGATATAGTTCTGAAACTGCAACCAAAGGAGCCATGGAAGAAAGTTTTTGGGCCAACTTTTGTTTATCTTAACACTTTATTAGATGGTGATGACCCCAAAGTGCTATGGGAAGATGCTAAAGATAAG ACTAAGGCAGAAGTTCAAAGTTGGCCCTATGATTTTCCAGCCTCCGAAGATTTTCAGAAGTCTACCCAACGAGGCAGTGTCTGTGGCACATTACTAGTCCAAGACAG gtttttgAGTGATGAATACATTGTAGCAGAAGGCGCTTATATAGGAGTGGCAGCACCGGGAGAAGCTGGATCATGGCAAAGAGAATGCAAG GGATACCAATTTTGGAGCAAAGCAAACGAGAAAGGATACTTCTCAATAAAGAATATACGCAGTGGGGATTACAATCTCTACGCATGGGTTCCAGGTTTCATTGGAGAGTATTGGAGTAATGTTCTCCTTACCATAACACCAG GTTGTGAAATTGATGTTGGTGAGATTGTTTTTGAGGCTCCAAGAGATGGCCCAACATTATGGGAGATAGGCATTCCAGATCGTTCTGCTGCTGAATTCTATGTTCCTGATCCCAATCCCAACTACATCAATAAGCTTTACGTTCATCATCCAGACAA GTATAGGCAATATGGGTTGTGGGAAAGGTATGCAGAATTATACCCAAATGAAGATTTAATTTACACTGTGGGTGTAAGTGATTATACAAAAGATTGGTTCTTTGCACAGGTCACCAG aaagaaagaagatgGCAGTTACCAAGGAACTACATGGCAAATTAAGTTCAACCTCGATGACACAGAGGCTAGTAAAATCTACAAACTGCGGTTGGCACTTGCAAGTGCAAATGTGTCAGAATTACAG GTTAGGGTGAATGATCCAGGACAAGACCCTCCTCTGTTTACTACAGGGGTGATTGGAAAAGACTTTTCAATAGCTAGACATGGAATTCATGGACTCTATTGGCTATTCAACATTGATGTGTCTGGTTTTTTCCTAGAAAAAGGTGTTAACAATCTGTTTTTAACTCAAACTGTGGCAACTGGTCCCTTGGCTCGCTTTCAGGGAATAATGTATGATTATATACGCCTAGAAGGTCCTAACCCTTTTTCTGCTATAAAAGAGTATTAA
- the LOC106763132 gene encoding uncharacterized protein LOC106763132 isoform X2, with the protein MDNSSSDHNKTPFGSRLRRSCLSFAASLQEGFRYVKAFFVGQVKTITARNEQEASEAELEATKKQVDATDAAEDIKNRLKKS; encoded by the exons ATGGATAATTCATCTTCAGATCACAATAAGACCCCGTTTGGATCTCGTTTGAGGAGGAGTTGCTTATCGTTTGCAGCTTCTCTACAAGAAGGTTTTCGATATGTAAAAGCATTTTTTGTGGGTCAG GTAAAGACAATTACTGCAAGAAACGAGCAAGAGGCAAGTGAAGCTGAGCTTGAGGCTACCAAGAAGCAGGTTGATGCTACAGACGCTGCTGAAGATATCAAGAACAGACTCAAAAA GAGCTGA
- the LOC106763132 gene encoding uncharacterized protein LOC106763132 isoform X1, whose protein sequence is MDNSSSDHNKTPFGSRLRRSCLSFAASLQEGFRYVKAFFVGQVKTITARNEQEASEAELEATKKQVDATDAAEDIKNRLKKSQS, encoded by the exons ATGGATAATTCATCTTCAGATCACAATAAGACCCCGTTTGGATCTCGTTTGAGGAGGAGTTGCTTATCGTTTGCAGCTTCTCTACAAGAAGGTTTTCGATATGTAAAAGCATTTTTTGTGGGTCAG GTAAAGACAATTACTGCAAGAAACGAGCAAGAGGCAAGTGAAGCTGAGCTTGAGGCTACCAAGAAGCAGGTTGATGCTACAGACGCTGCTGAAGATATCAAGAACAGACTCAAAAAGTCCCa GAGCTGA